The stretch of DNA ATGGCGGGGGCCTTAGTGCCGCCCTTCTTCCAAGCTATACTCCTCCAAAAATACCCAAAATAGATAAGTATTTTTGTATGGTACTCTTATAAATGAAACATCGCTTCCGGGCGTACATTATTTGGGGTCATCTTATGAGCCAAGAGGCTCTGGGTGTTAGATACGGCGAGGGCCTTAATAAGAGGCTGGAAGTATCGATTATGATATTCAACCTTATAATCAAGGACTCGATAAGGAAGCAGGCTGAGGAGGGTAAGAGTCTGAAGGAGATAGCCGACACCCTCTCCTACCTTGACGTGGCTGACAGGGGCTTCGTGATGATGGTTTCCGAGCTGGGCGGCGTGTACCTGTCTTCCGCGCCCCTCATGAACACTAATATACTCTACCTCTCAGTAGCCAGCAGGGTGCTAGAGAAGAGTGTGGAGGAGGGTGTAGACCTAGAGCGGGTGTATGAGAGGCTTGATAAGGCCTCGAAGGTTCTCGCCAGTACTCTGGCTAGGCTAGTGGAGAAGGGGTTTAGGCAGAGCGTCTCCACACTGGCTAAGGAGGCTCAAGGCCGAAGGCTCTACATATATGGCAGCGAGTTTTTCTCGAGAGTGGCCTACCAGGAGGCGTCCTCGCAGGGTGCTGACGCGGTGCTGATAGCAGCCTCCCCCTGGGACGCCCTCATATCCAGGCTGGCGGAGGAGCTCGAGGCCCCCCTAGTTTATTACCCGAACGTAAACCTCGAGTTCGCCACATCGGGGGGCAGAGGGTTCTATGTCGCTGTCGAGGTAGAGTCTATACTCGAGGACAGCCTTCTCGCCCTCGCGGGGACGCGGGCTATAGCCTCTCTTGCTAGGATGTGGGGCGGCACTACGGGGGCGGTCTCCACACCCCTGGGCCCCAGCCTCTGGACGCCCGAGTTCATGAGGAGCCTACGCGCCGGTGAGATAGTACCCTCCTACATCATGGTGACGGAGTGGGGAGAGTCCCTGACGTTCAAGGCCTTAGACCCTATACCTAGGAGCGGGGTAGACGCGTTGTACGTGGGGGAGAGAAAGTTCCCGCGGGATACCGACAATATAACCCTCTCCTCCGAGTCCTCGAGACTCGTTAGAGAGGCTCTGGAGGAGGTTCAAATCGAGATCGGCTAGCAGCAGCACTTATTCTTAACGCCTAAATATTACTCCCCAAGGCCCTAGACTCAGTTATATAGATGGATGGGAGGCTTCGGCCTTCTGGATTGGGACGCGGTGTCCCGGGTAAGGTGTCGGCGGCTTGGAGGGCAGGTATAAGCCTAGTCTAGAGGGTTCCATCGCTAGGGCTGTCGATTCTCTGAGGAACGGCATGCCCGTTATGATCTACGATGGTGACAGGCGTGAGGGGGAGGTGGACCTAGTCTACTACGCCGGCTCGGTGACCTGGAGGGAGGTCTACACCCTCAGAACCCTGGCTGGGGGGCTGATATGCTTCGTGACCAGCGAGCGGGTGGGCAGGCTTCTCGGCCTGCCCTTCGCCCAGGAGCTCCTACTCTCCCAGGAAAGCCTCGCCCCCCTGGCCTCCAAGACCCCCGGCTACGGTGACCCCCCCGCCTTCTCCATATGGGTCAACCACGTCTCCGTCAAGACGGGGATAAGCGATGAGGACAGGGGGATAACCATTTCTGGGCTCCACAGGGTTGTGGAGAAGGCGTATAGCGGCTTGGTCGGCGAGGCGCGGAGGATGCTTAGGGAGGAGTTCATGTCGCCCGGCCACGTCCCCATACTCCTGGCCCGGAGCCTAGACAGGAGGAGGGGGCACACCGAGCTGACGGTGGCCCTGGGGAGGCTCGCCGGCCTGCCCCCCAGCTTCGTGATAGCCGAGATGCTGGGTGAGAGGTGGAGCCTGGGCCTTAGGGAGGCTGAGGCTATAGCCAGGGAGAGGAGAATACCCCTGCTGAGAGGCGAGGAGATAGTGGAGGCGTGCAGCCGTGGGGAAGTGTGTAGGGGTGGCTGACACCACCTTCGCCAGGGTCGACATGGGGAGTGTTGCGGAGGAGGTCCTGAGGCGGAGGCTCCCCGGCTACAGGATAGTCAGGCACACGGTGCCGGGGATAAAGGACCTGCCCGGAGCCGCAAAGAGGATCCTGTCTATGGGCTGCGAGGGGGTCATAACCCTGGGCTGGGTGGGGCGTAGGGAGGCGGATAAGCTGAGCTACCTGGCGGCCAGCGTGGGGCTCATTATGGTTGAGGTCCTCACAGGCAAGATAGTTATAGACGTGACGGTCCACGAGGACGAGGCCGAGGCCCCGGAGGAGCTGGCGGCCATAGCTGTTGACAGGGCCAGGAAGCACGCCGAGAACCTTGCAGCCCTTATAAGGGAGGGGCCCGAGGCCCTAGTCAAGCACGCTGGCATGGGGCTGAGGCAGGGCTACCCCGACGCCGGCCCCATAAAATAGAGGCGCTCCTATATAGCTCCCTGCCCTCCACGTAAATAGTTATAGGGCATACGGCCCCTGGGAGTTTAGGGGTGCATCATGAGGTATGGCGGAGGAGGCTGTCGACGCTAGGGGCGAGGGAGCTAGGTTCATAGAGAAGGTTAAATCGATATGCGGCAACACGTCCAGGATACTTTACAAGTACGATGAGCCGACGGACCCTAGATACGGCTACCTACCCCATGAGAGGCCGTTGGACGTGTATCTAAGGTATGGTATGATAGTTGTGGACAAGCCTCCAGGGCCTACGAGCCATGAGGTGGTGGCGTGGATCAAGAGGATGCTGGGAGTCTCCAGGGCGGGCCACGGGGGGACCCTAGAGCCCCTGCCAGCCCCCAGGGGGCTGCGGGGCGGGGATATCCTAAAGTGACTGGAGTGCTCCCCGTGGCCCTGGAGAGGATGACAAGGATTATAGGGACGGTTATGCACAGCAGCAAGGAGTACGTTTGCGTGATGCAGCTCCATAGGCCTGTGGAGGAGGATAGGCTGAGGGAGGTCCTCAAGCTGTTCGAGGGGGAGATATACCAGAAGCCCCCTCTGAGGAGCAGTGTGAAGAGGGCGCTTAGGACGAGGAGGGTATTCAGGATAGAGCTTCTAGAGTACACGGGGAAGTATGCCCTGCTGAGGGTGGACTGCGAGGCGGGGACCTACATGAGGAAGCTCTGCTGGGACATAGGCTTGGTGCTGGGGGTCGGGGCCCATATGAGGGAGCTCAGGAGGATAAGGACAGGGCCCTTCAGCGAGGACAGCGGCCTCATGGTGAGGCTGGACGACGTGGCCTACGCGGTCATAAGGTGGCGGGAGGAGGGTAAGGACGA from Aeropyrum pernix K1 encodes:
- a CDS encoding 3,4-dihydroxy-2-butanone-4-phosphate synthase, with the protein product MEGRYKPSLEGSIARAVDSLRNGMPVMIYDGDRREGEVDLVYYAGSVTWREVYTLRTLAGGLICFVTSERVGRLLGLPFAQELLLSQESLAPLASKTPGYGDPPAFSIWVNHVSVKTGISDEDRGITISGLHRVVEKAYSGLVGEARRMLREEFMSPGHVPILLARSLDRRRGHTELTVALGRLAGLPPSFVIAEMLGERWSLGLREAEAIARERRIPLLRGEEIVEACSRGEVCRGG
- a CDS encoding tRNA pseudouridine synthase A is translated as MAEEAVDARGEGARFIEKVKSICGNTSRILYKYDEPTDPRYGYLPHERPLDVYLRYGMIVVDKPPGPTSHEVVAWIKRMLGVSRAGHGGTLEPLPAPRGLRGGDILK
- a CDS encoding RNA-guided pseudouridylation complex pseudouridine synthase subunit Cbf5; protein product: MTGVLPVALERMTRIIGTVMHSSKEYVCVMQLHRPVEEDRLREVLKLFEGEIYQKPPLRSSVKRALRTRRVFRIELLEYTGKYALLRVDCEAGTYMRKLCWDIGLVLGVGAHMRELRRIRTGPFSEDSGLMVRLDDVAYAVIRWREEGKDDLLRRVVIPGEYSVCHIPKVLVRDSAVESLTHGAQLAAPGVAAVEEGVEKGGMVALMTLKGELIGLGKALASAQEMLEAERGIVVSPTRIIMERGLYPRMWKRQQAPQGA
- the ribC gene encoding riboflavin synthase gives rise to the protein MGSVAEEVLRRRLPGYRIVRHTVPGIKDLPGAAKRILSMGCEGVITLGWVGRREADKLSYLAASVGLIMVEVLTGKIVIDVTVHEDEAEAPEELAAIAVDRARKHAENLAALIREGPEALVKHAGMGLRQGYPDAGPIK